The following proteins are co-located in the Candidatus Terasakiella magnetica genome:
- a CDS encoding outer membrane protein, translated as MLKSKLKTLVLSATILPAVMSIDAFAGDDSHFDGLYAGLFTGYGGASLDGLVDNDHLPAQPEKTEDLSTSFSKGVLYGGTLGYNTVHDNLLFGLEADLGSGRIESETAFDDSSDDYAEHDLKLYGSIRGRAGVLFNDETLLYGTLGLGMTRTKLSAYDDMDTDKDTGSRTLSKYSLILGAGAEHFVSDKVSFNAAGLYSLPSTKYKFAEDELTPDMDQGDYARVKGLFQIRVGMSYHF; from the coding sequence ATGTTAAAATCAAAACTTAAAACTCTGGTCTTATCAGCAACTATATTGCCTGCGGTTATGAGCATTGATGCTTTTGCAGGCGATGATAGTCATTTTGATGGCTTATATGCAGGGCTTTTCACAGGGTATGGCGGGGCTAGTCTTGATGGACTTGTCGATAACGACCACCTTCCGGCCCAGCCTGAAAAAACGGAAGACCTGTCGACAAGCTTTTCTAAAGGCGTCTTGTATGGCGGGACGCTCGGCTACAACACTGTGCATGATAATCTTTTGTTTGGTCTAGAGGCTGACTTGGGTTCTGGTCGCATTGAAAGTGAAACGGCTTTTGATGATTCATCTGATGATTATGCCGAGCATGACCTGAAACTATATGGGTCCATTCGTGGGCGTGCCGGGGTTCTTTTTAATGATGAAACTCTGCTTTATGGCACGCTTGGTCTCGGTATGACACGTACAAAGCTGTCAGCCTATGATGATATGGATACAGATAAAGACACAGGGAGCAGAACACTTAGCAAATACAGCCTCATCTTAGGGGCTGGTGCGGAGCATTTTGTTTCAGATAAGGTGAGTTTCAATGCAGCGGGTCTATATAGCCTGCCTTCAACAAAATATAAGTTTGCTGAAGATGAACTGACACCGGATATGGACCAGGGTGATTATGCGCGCGTTAAGGGCCTGTTCCAAATTCGTGTTGGTATGTCTTATCATTTTTAG
- a CDS encoding response regulator: MRVLFVDDEVNVLNALARTLRHKKNEWDIDYATSGFKAIELFEEQPYDVVVSDMMMPQMSGEKLLDHIWRTYPETARVVLSGHCNQATAFRLVGSEHFYLSKPCSYDLLVSTLENAHKIALMKHASHHAMNQAELEDSVSGLLSKLIKQNKINTSDVPVELKYLLSEETAETTQPLYLRNEALEGCVEQDCIDWGLVAESS, encoded by the coding sequence ATGCGGGTATTATTTGTAGATGATGAGGTCAATGTCTTAAATGCATTGGCACGTACATTACGTCATAAAAAAAATGAGTGGGATATCGATTACGCCACTTCTGGCTTTAAAGCGATTGAGCTTTTTGAAGAGCAGCCCTATGACGTTGTCGTTTCTGACATGATGATGCCGCAGATGAGTGGCGAGAAATTACTGGACCACATCTGGCGCACATATCCAGAAACCGCGCGGGTGGTGTTATCAGGCCATTGCAATCAGGCAACGGCCTTTAGGCTGGTGGGCTCAGAGCATTTTTATCTCTCCAAGCCCTGCTCATACGACTTGCTGGTCTCCACGTTGGAAAATGCTCATAAAATTGCACTGATGAAGCATGCAAGCCACCATGCCATGAACCAAGCTGAGCTTGAAGACAGTGTGAGCGGCTTGTTATCCAAACTGATTAAACAGAATAAAATTAATACGTCTGACGTGCCGGTGGAGCTGAAATATTTACTTTCAGAAGAAACAGCTGAGACCACACAGCCGCTTTATTTGCGCAACGAAGCCTTGGAAGGTTGCGTTGAACAGGATTGTATCGATTGGGGCCTTGTGGCTGAAAGCTCCTGA
- a CDS encoding sigma-54-dependent transcriptional regulator — protein sequence MVDYQYKGPVLFIDDEMHIRLSAKQTLELAGFDVVCLESAEDALKQLEQGWPGIVISDIKMPSMDGIMFMEKAHEIDKDIPIILITGHGDVTMAVQAMRDGAYDFIEKPFPSELLTDVAGRAMEKLALIRENKELRAKLKNQSGIAENLLGKSQPIEQLRKLIGNIANTDTDVLIMGETGTGKEMVARCLHENSSRHNAHFVAVNCGAMPETIFESELFGYEPGAFPNNPNRRIGKIEYSSGGTLFLDEIETLPMSMQVKLLRVLQERSIERLGSNTVIPLNLRILAATKTDLLSEVQKGNFREDLYYRLSVVVVSTPPLRKWKEDIPLLFQHFAEEASTRFSRDCPAIREGQTQSLITHNWPGNVRELKNAAERYVLNDGQSPLAQTQEPLEEENQSLAHKVEAFEKGLIMQALEQSNGSIKEAMELLDIPRKTLSDKCKKYEIDKADFQQK from the coding sequence ATGGTTGATTATCAATATAAAGGTCCGGTCCTTTTTATAGACGATGAAATGCATATCCGCCTTTCAGCCAAGCAAACGCTTGAGCTTGCTGGTTTTGATGTGGTCTGCCTTGAAAGTGCAGAAGATGCGCTAAAACAACTGGAACAAGGCTGGCCCGGCATTGTTATTTCAGACATTAAAATGCCCTCTATGGATGGCATCATGTTTATGGAAAAAGCCCATGAGATTGATAAAGATATTCCCATTATCCTAATCACGGGTCATGGTGATGTGACCATGGCAGTGCAGGCCATGCGCGATGGGGCCTATGATTTCATTGAAAAACCTTTTCCTTCAGAACTGCTCACAGATGTGGCTGGGCGCGCGATGGAAAAACTCGCCCTTATTCGTGAAAATAAGGAACTGCGCGCAAAGCTTAAAAACCAGTCCGGCATTGCTGAAAACCTGCTTGGAAAATCCCAACCTATTGAACAGCTCAGAAAACTTATCGGCAATATCGCCAATACCGATACCGATGTGCTGATTATGGGGGAAACAGGCACAGGCAAGGAAATGGTTGCGCGCTGCCTTCATGAAAACAGTAGCCGCCATAACGCCCATTTTGTGGCAGTAAATTGCGGGGCTATGCCGGAAACCATCTTTGAAAGTGAGCTTTTTGGGTATGAACCCGGTGCCTTTCCCAACAACCCCAACAGGCGCATTGGCAAGATTGAATATTCATCCGGCGGCACGTTGTTTTTAGATGAAATTGAAACATTGCCCATGTCCATGCAGGTGAAACTGCTGCGGGTCTTACAGGAACGCTCCATTGAAAGGCTGGGCTCAAACACGGTCATCCCACTTAATTTGCGCATTTTAGCCGCAACCAAGACCGACCTATTATCCGAGGTTCAAAAAGGAAACTTTCGGGAAGACCTCTATTACCGTTTAAGTGTGGTTGTGGTTTCCACCCCGCCTTTGCGCAAATGGAAAGAAGATATCCCGCTTTTATTCCAGCATTTTGCAGAAGAAGCCAGCACGCGGTTTTCACGCGACTGTCCCGCCATTCGCGAAGGCCAAACCCAATCTTTAATCACCCATAACTGGCCCGGTAACGTGCGTGAACTTAAAAATGCGGCTGAGCGTTACGTGCTTAATGATGGTCAAAGCCCGCTTGCCCAAACCCAAGAACCGTTAGAAGAAGAAAACCAAAGCTTGGCACATAAAGTCGAAGCCTTTGAAAAGGGGCTCATCATGCAAGCCTTGGAACAATCAAACGGCAGCATCAAAGAAGCCATGGAGCTTCTTGATATCCCGAGAAAAACACTCAGTGATAAATGTAAAAAATACGAAATTGATAAAGCCGATTTTCAGCAGAAATAA
- a CDS encoding sensor histidine kinase, whose product MLKITQRSQADLNLMTDKSFELSQPELNGTTFDLLQNKSIKILLIVLLSIAMPLSLWGLAKWTHETALDNLRLQLDSRMKLYSSNIVSELEKYEYLPTILARDPILKSLFQDEKRAAHIDRANRHLSAIRETAEVSAVYVMDRQGKTIAASNWAEEGSFVGKNFQFRPYFKNAMAGKTGHYFALGTTSKIPGYYLSHPIGDSDKITGVVVVKVSVARLEEAWATANEEVVVTDSNGVIIITGHEEWKFRTLKPLSDEKRSALILTRQYSDAKLLPIDMGRENIVDDQTRRIAIRHPLVDAPDAKNWEDIYIRSRSVLGTDWTIHYIFREANLRDDVINTLILAAFAWLVIILSFLYILQRRNMITHRLEFQERHQKTLEEAAIQLEHRVDRRTKALSEANQRLEEEIQERLKAEDDLHMAQDELVQAGKLAALGQMAAGITHEMNQPLTAIRSYSDNATILLERNRLDDVHSNLEQISDLCARLGKISGQLKVFSRKTPSEKEPISLSKVINETLALLESSAKMGNIDIHNAIGETDAMVLGEAIRLEQVLINILRNALDAMTDQDKAAIWISAEQSQTRMSIIIRDNGPGFKKDELDRIFDPFFTTKEVGKGLGLGLSISSRIIQDFGGVLKAHNHEDGGAVFTIELLQASHG is encoded by the coding sequence GTGTTAAAAATAACGCAACGCTCACAAGCTGACTTAAACCTTATGACTGATAAATCTTTTGAGCTTTCCCAACCGGAACTCAATGGCACGACCTTTGACCTCCTGCAAAATAAATCAATCAAAATCCTGTTGATTGTTTTGTTATCCATTGCCATGCCCCTTAGCCTTTGGGGCTTAGCCAAATGGACCCATGAGACCGCACTGGATAATCTGCGCCTGCAACTAGATTCGCGCATGAAGCTCTATTCCTCCAACATTGTCAGTGAGTTGGAAAAATACGAATATCTCCCGACGATTTTGGCGCGCGACCCTATTTTAAAATCCCTTTTTCAAGATGAAAAACGCGCCGCCCACATTGATCGTGCCAATCGTCACCTCAGCGCTATTCGTGAAACCGCTGAAGTTTCTGCCGTTTATGTGATGGACCGCCAAGGCAAGACCATTGCGGCAAGCAACTGGGCTGAAGAGGGCTCTTTTGTGGGAAAAAACTTTCAGTTTCGCCCCTATTTTAAAAATGCCATGGCTGGCAAAACCGGACATTATTTTGCCCTTGGCACCACCTCTAAAATACCGGGCTATTATCTTTCCCATCCCATTGGAGATAGTGACAAAATCACAGGCGTGGTTGTTGTAAAAGTCAGCGTGGCGCGCCTTGAAGAAGCTTGGGCAACCGCCAATGAAGAAGTTGTGGTGACCGATAGCAACGGCGTCATCATCATCACAGGCCATGAGGAATGGAAATTTAGAACCCTTAAACCGCTTTCTGATGAAAAACGTTCCGCCCTTATCTTAACGCGGCAATATTCTGATGCGAAGCTTTTGCCCATTGATATGGGGCGCGAAAATATTGTGGATGACCAAACCCGACGCATTGCCATTCGCCATCCCCTTGTGGATGCGCCAGATGCAAAAAACTGGGAAGATATTTATATTCGCTCACGCTCTGTCTTAGGCACAGACTGGACAATACATTATATCTTTAGAGAAGCCAATTTGCGCGATGATGTGATCAATACCTTGATCCTCGCAGCCTTTGCATGGCTGGTCATTATCTTAAGCTTCCTTTACATCCTGCAACGCAGAAACATGATCACGCACCGTCTTGAGTTTCAAGAACGCCATCAAAAAACACTTGAAGAAGCCGCTATTCAGCTTGAACACCGTGTTGATCGTCGCACCAAGGCCCTAAGTGAGGCCAACCAACGCCTTGAAGAAGAAATACAAGAACGCCTAAAGGCAGAAGATGACCTTCATATGGCGCAAGATGAGCTGGTGCAAGCCGGTAAACTCGCCGCCCTTGGGCAAATGGCAGCGGGCATTACCCACGAGATGAACCAGCCTTTAACCGCCATTCGCAGTTATTCTGATAATGCGACCATCTTGCTTGAGCGCAACCGCCTTGATGATGTGCATTCAAACCTTGAACAAATCTCTGATCTATGTGCGCGTTTGGGTAAAATATCGGGGCAGCTTAAAGTCTTTTCGCGCAAAACACCGTCTGAGAAAGAACCCATCAGCCTATCTAAGGTGATTAATGAGACCCTCGCCTTATTAGAAAGCAGCGCCAAAATGGGCAATATTGATATCCATAATGCCATTGGTGAGACTGATGCCATGGTCCTTGGTGAGGCCATCCGTCTTGAACAGGTCTTGATTAATATTTTGCGCAACGCTCTTGACGCCATGACAGACCAAGACAAGGCCGCCATCTGGATATCGGCTGAGCAATCCCAAACCCGCATGTCCATTATTATCCGTGATAATGGTCCCGGTTTTAAAAAAGACGAACTGGATCGGATATTTGATCCTTTCTTCACCACCAAGGAAGTGGGCAAAGGCTTAGGATTAGGCCTTTCCATTTCCTCGCGCATCATTCAAGATTTCGGCGGTGTCTTAAAAGCCCATAACCATGAAGATGGCGGGGCAGTCTTTACAATTGAACTTTTACAGGCTTCACATGGTTGA
- a CDS encoding mitochondrial fission ELM1 family protein, which yields MSMGPTIWVLCDDRAGNVSQCLGVAEALDLPFEQKDIAYNGLAKLPNFLLGTSLQGLNAQSKSQIKAPWPDLVIAAGRRTAPIARHIKKASKGKCKIVQVMYPGNSGADDFDLICVPSHDQNSYSANEMTMTGAPHRVNQQKLNEAVAHWLERFSFLPQPRIGLIVGGATKNKAFSADMGKELGRKVNDIAKAKGASVLVTTSRRTGEAAEPLLEEITVPSFKFKFGDEGENPYFGFLALSDVLIVTGDSVSMCSEACATGKPVYIYAPEGMISEKHKRMVASLYEGGYAYPFAGSLDMKLTNKLNTTHEIAERIREIL from the coding sequence ATGAGTATGGGGCCAACCATCTGGGTTTTGTGCGATGATCGCGCGGGAAATGTCAGCCAATGTTTAGGGGTTGCTGAAGCCTTAGACCTGCCTTTTGAGCAAAAAGACATTGCTTATAATGGGCTGGCGAAACTGCCCAATTTTCTGCTTGGCACGTCCTTACAAGGCTTAAACGCGCAAAGTAAAAGTCAAATCAAAGCACCATGGCCTGATCTTGTCATTGCAGCAGGCAGGCGCACAGCCCCCATTGCACGCCATATTAAAAAAGCCTCAAAGGGTAAGTGTAAGATTGTGCAGGTCATGTATCCCGGCAATAGTGGGGCTGATGATTTTGATTTAATCTGCGTGCCTTCGCATGATCAAAATAGTTATTCAGCAAATGAAATGACCATGACGGGCGCCCCGCATCGGGTTAACCAGCAAAAATTAAATGAAGCGGTTGCCCATTGGCTGGAGCGTTTTTCATTTTTGCCACAACCGCGCATCGGCCTGATTGTTGGTGGGGCGACAAAGAATAAAGCCTTTAGTGCTGATATGGGCAAAGAGCTCGGGCGCAAGGTTAATGACATTGCCAAAGCCAAAGGTGCCAGTGTGCTTGTCACGACATCGCGCAGAACAGGCGAAGCCGCCGAGCCTTTATTGGAAGAAATCACGGTTCCGTCTTTTAAATTTAAATTCGGTGATGAGGGTGAAAATCCTTATTTTGGTTTTCTTGCTCTCTCAGACGTTTTAATCGTCACAGGCGATAGTGTTTCCATGTGTTCTGAGGCTTGTGCAACGGGCAAGCCGGTTTATATCTATGCCCCTGAGGGCATGATCTCAGAAAAACATAAACGCATGGTCGCTTCGCTTTATGAAGGCGGCTATGCCTATCCGTTTGCAGGCTCGTTAGATATGAAACTGACCAATAAGCTCAATACCACCCATGAGATTGCCGAGCGTATCAGAGAAATTCTCTAA
- a CDS encoding M48 family metalloprotease: MYSPNSKETQLIARLTTTGIEVDICPETGGIWLDKGEFILLSKKRHLTEQLYGKYYTYHNSQGHPSPRTGEAMRCCSFKDIAQFEECPTTGGLWFDKEEWDKVLKWSPLLDYQLIEETSNPSSQSEKSLPNLWWQTAKMVVLLNGFFVLSCFGISSLMEMETNWGGFLFISLLVSLFSYLVSPWIIDASLFYLYKSKENALDELPLSLQNFIEEIARKNNIKHPRISLIYDGAPQAFTYGHTPNNARIVISTGLMKILGPKELEAVIAHEVGHAVHWDIAFMSWAQLYPTLFYHLFRSTLPSNGERDAKAGGISAFAYFLYVASEYLTLALSRIRELHADRFAAHTQGNPALLSSALVKIGYGLVHGFSDVPSPHKHHSKKQFEALNIMGVHSTGSLMMPPKAKDTPHDPESLKQVMKWDMWNPWSRWYELQSTHPLISRRLNYLAQQSKSLGQKPYVDFDLKQPESYWDEFAIDLSIHLLPMLALIGLPISQIIFHFFHLLVGTHMESWQVILTAIDLKEAVHVPLAFAGLGFGLMVRTYFQYPLKHFCEMSIAALLKKVKVSAVRPTPCTIRGKIIGKGNPGSFFSDDFYIQDETGLIYLDHRSPLSIWEFFFGFVMTPRYIGQEVEVTGWYRRAPVPYIEVKSLRCLDDSQPMVTTYVWAWSFFASACILAASAYFWTVG; the protein is encoded by the coding sequence ATGTATTCCCCCAATTCTAAAGAGACCCAGCTGATTGCCCGCCTGACAACAACGGGCATTGAAGTGGACATCTGCCCTGAGACAGGCGGCATCTGGCTGGATAAGGGGGAATTTATCCTGCTTTCAAAAAAGCGACATCTCACAGAACAACTCTATGGTAAATATTACACCTATCATAACTCACAAGGTCACCCCTCCCCGCGCACGGGTGAGGCCATGCGGTGCTGTAGCTTTAAAGACATTGCGCAATTTGAAGAATGTCCAACAACGGGCGGTCTGTGGTTTGATAAAGAAGAATGGGACAAAGTGCTTAAATGGTCCCCCCTGCTTGACTACCAACTGATTGAAGAAACATCCAACCCTTCGTCACAAAGCGAGAAAAGCTTACCAAACCTGTGGTGGCAGACGGCAAAAATGGTGGTTCTGCTCAATGGCTTTTTCGTTTTGTCGTGTTTTGGTATCTCCAGCCTGATGGAGATGGAGACAAACTGGGGCGGTTTTCTATTCATCAGTCTTCTCGTGAGCCTGTTTAGTTATCTCGTCTCGCCTTGGATAATCGATGCCTCCCTATTCTATCTTTATAAATCCAAAGAAAATGCCCTTGATGAGCTCCCCTTGTCCCTTCAAAACTTTATTGAAGAGATTGCACGCAAGAATAACATTAAACATCCGCGCATTAGCCTGATCTATGACGGTGCCCCGCAAGCTTTTACCTATGGTCACACACCCAATAATGCGCGTATCGTCATTTCCACAGGCTTGATGAAAATCCTTGGCCCAAAAGAGCTCGAAGCCGTGATTGCCCATGAGGTTGGTCATGCGGTTCATTGGGATATCGCTTTTATGAGTTGGGCACAGCTTTACCCGACCCTGTTTTATCATTTGTTCAGATCAACATTACCGAGCAATGGTGAGCGTGATGCCAAAGCAGGCGGCATCAGTGCCTTTGCCTATTTCCTTTATGTGGCCTCAGAATATCTCACCCTTGCCCTTTCGCGCATTCGTGAACTTCATGCCGATCGTTTTGCCGCCCATACACAAGGCAATCCCGCGCTGCTTTCTTCTGCCTTGGTGAAAATTGGCTATGGCTTGGTGCATGGCTTTTCAGATGTACCCTCCCCCCATAAGCATCATTCAAAAAAACAGTTTGAAGCGCTTAACATCATGGGGGTGCATTCAACGGGCTCACTCATGATGCCACCCAAAGCAAAAGACACCCCGCACGACCCTGAAAGCTTAAAGCAAGTGATGAAATGGGATATGTGGAACCCGTGGTCACGCTGGTATGAGCTGCAATCCACCCATCCGTTAATTTCACGTCGCCTAAACTATCTTGCACAACAGTCAAAATCACTGGGGCAAAAACCTTATGTGGATTTTGATTTAAAACAGCCAGAATCTTATTGGGATGAATTCGCGATTGATCTTTCAATCCACCTTTTGCCCATGCTCGCCCTCATTGGCCTGCCCATAAGCCAGATTATCTTTCATTTTTTCCACCTATTGGTGGGTACACATATGGAAAGTTGGCAGGTTATTCTGACTGCTATTGATTTAAAAGAAGCCGTCCATGTGCCGCTTGCCTTTGCAGGTCTGGGTTTTGGCTTGATGGTGCGCACCTATTTTCAATATCCCCTCAAGCATTTTTGCGAAATGAGCATTGCCGCCTTGCTTAAAAAAGTCAAAGTCTCCGCCGTGCGCCCCACGCCTTGCACCATTCGCGGTAAAATCATCGGTAAGGGCAATCCGGGTTCCTTTTTCAGTGATGATTTTTATATTCAGGATGAAACCGGACTGATCTATCTGGATCATCGCAGCCCACTTTCCATTTGGGAGTTTTTCTTCGGCTTTGTTATGACGCCTAGATATATTGGTCAAGAGGTGGAAGTTACGGGCTGGTATCGCCGCGCCCCCGTGCCTTACATTGAAGTCAAAAGCCTGCGGTGCCTTGATGACAGCCAGCCCATGGTCACCACCTATGTCTGGGCATGGAGCTTCTTTGCCAGCGCCTGTATTCTTGCCGCTTCAGCCTATTTCTGGACGGTGGGTTAG